CTTGCGCCCGGCGTGCGCCAGCTGCACGCCGATCGTCGAGCCCTGGGCGTGCACGAAGTCCACGACGGGGGCCCACGCGTCCCGCTGCTCGTCGTTCCAGAGCCCGGTGTCCTGCGGGCTGATCCGGCCCTCGGGCACGACGGCGGTGGCCTCGGTGATGATCAGACCGAACCCGCCCTGGGCTCGCGAGCCGAGGTGAACGAGGTGCCAGTCGGTGGGCACGCCGTCCTCGGCCAGCACGGAGTACTGGCACATCGGTGCCAGCCAGACGCGGTTGGGGATCGTGAGGTCACGCAGGGTCAGGGGGGTGAAGAGCGCGGGCATGTCCAGGGCAACCGGGCGGGACCAGGCCCGATTCCGCACCGTCGGCGTGCGCTCGGTCACACGGGTCGCCTAGCCTCGCCGCCATGACCTGCCGAGCCCTGCTGCTGACCGGCACCGTCGGGGTGGGTAAGACCACCACGGCCGACGCGGTGGGGGACCGGCTGCGGGAGCAGGGGGTGCCGCACGCGGTCGTCGACCTCGACGAGCTGCGCCGCTGCTGGCCGGCCCCGGCCGGCGACCCCTTCCACACCGCCCTCGAGCTGAGGAACCTGGCGGCGGTCGCGCGCGCCTACCGGGCGGCCGGCGCGGTGCGGCTGGTGCTGGCCGGCGTGGCCGAGAGCCGCGACGACCGGGAGCGCTACGCCGGGGCGCTGGGCGTCCCCCTGCAGGTGGTGCGGCTGCTCGGCGCCGCCGCCGTCGTCGAACCCCGGCTGCGGGCGCGGCACTCCGACGACCCGGAGGGGCTCGCCTGGCACCTGCACCGGCGGGGCGAGCTGGACGCCGTGCTGGACGCGGCCGCCGTCGCC
The window above is part of the Friedmanniella luteola genome. Proteins encoded here:
- a CDS encoding adenylyl-sulfate kinase encodes the protein MTCRALLLTGTVGVGKTTTADAVGDRLREQGVPHAVVDLDELRRCWPAPAGDPFHTALELRNLAAVARAYRAAGAVRLVLAGVAESRDDRERYAGALGVPLQVVRLLGAAAVVEPRLRARHSDDPEGLAWHLHRRGELDAVLDAAAVADADVRVDGLSRGAVADAVLRAAGWVAQKCAPSADGFDVSRA